A single region of the Dehalococcoides mccartyi genome encodes:
- the uvrB gene encoding excinuclease ABC subunit UvrB, which yields MPDFKIVSDFALTGDQPQAVEKLSEGLVHELTDQTLLGVTGSGKTFTMANVIARVNRPTLIISHNKTLAAQLYSEMKEFLPENSVEYFVSYYDYYQPEAYVPQKDMYIEKDADINEEIDKLRHAATRALFERRDVVIVASVSCIYGLGEPEEYRSFVLPLKKGQSLRRDLILRRLVDMQYERNDIDFSRGKFRLRGDTLEIQPAYEELALRVEFFGDEIERIVSLDPVSGELLADIDEINIYPAKHFVTSAEKMVEAIKGIQAELEDRLKELEAEGKMLEAARLKQRTNYDLEMMQQAGYCSGVENYSRHLAGRKAGSAPWTLLDYFPEDFLLIVDESHMSLPQIRGMYAGDAARKKTLVDYGFRLPSAMDNRPLSFDEFKARVKQAIYVSATPGPYEKEHSQQVVEQLVRPTGLLEPVITVKPTGGQIDDLLEEVKKRVDKKERVLITTLTKKMSEKLADYLVEMGIKTHYLHSEVDTLERVEILRDLRLGVYDVIVGINLLREGLDLPEVSLVAILDADKEGYLRSEQALIQTMGRAARHVDGQVIMYADKITGSMQRAMDEISRRRKIQEDYNRLHNITPQGIRKAIKDINERIRSITAEVSGPEFRPAPTLREDIVRLIKELESQMKKAAKNLEFERAALIRDRVVELRTVLETDPVNKNERTK from the coding sequence TAATCAGCCACAATAAAACTCTGGCTGCCCAGCTTTACTCCGAAATGAAAGAGTTCCTGCCCGAAAATTCGGTTGAATACTTTGTAAGTTATTATGATTATTACCAGCCCGAAGCTTATGTCCCCCAAAAGGACATGTATATTGAAAAAGACGCTGACATAAACGAGGAAATTGATAAACTCCGCCATGCGGCCACCCGCGCCCTGTTTGAACGGCGGGATGTGGTTATAGTAGCCTCGGTTTCCTGCATTTACGGTTTGGGTGAACCCGAAGAATACCGCAGTTTTGTACTCCCTTTGAAAAAGGGCCAGTCCCTGAGGCGTGACCTTATACTGCGGCGGCTGGTGGATATGCAGTATGAGCGGAATGACATAGATTTCTCCCGCGGCAAGTTCCGCCTGCGGGGAGATACCCTTGAAATCCAGCCTGCCTACGAAGAACTGGCTCTCAGAGTGGAGTTTTTCGGTGACGAGATAGAACGGATAGTCAGCCTTGACCCGGTAAGCGGCGAACTACTGGCTGACATAGATGAGATAAATATCTACCCCGCCAAGCACTTTGTAACCTCAGCCGAAAAAATGGTCGAAGCTATAAAGGGCATTCAGGCCGAGCTTGAAGACCGCCTGAAGGAACTGGAAGCCGAGGGCAAAATGCTGGAAGCCGCCCGCCTGAAGCAGCGCACCAATTATGACCTTGAAATGATGCAACAGGCAGGGTATTGCTCCGGGGTGGAAAACTATTCCCGCCACCTGGCAGGACGGAAAGCAGGCAGCGCCCCCTGGACACTGCTGGATTACTTTCCGGAAGATTTCCTGCTGATAGTAGATGAATCCCATATGAGCCTGCCCCAGATACGGGGTATGTATGCCGGAGATGCCGCCCGCAAGAAAACCCTGGTGGACTACGGCTTCCGCCTGCCCTCAGCCATGGATAACCGCCCTTTAAGCTTTGATGAATTTAAAGCCAGAGTCAAACAGGCTATTTACGTATCAGCCACACCCGGCCCGTATGAAAAAGAACACTCCCAGCAGGTAGTTGAGCAACTGGTACGCCCCACCGGGCTGCTTGAACCGGTTATAACCGTAAAACCCACCGGCGGCCAGATAGATGACCTGCTGGAAGAAGTAAAAAAACGGGTAGATAAAAAAGAACGGGTGCTTATCACTACCCTTACCAAAAAAATGTCTGAAAAACTGGCTGATTATCTGGTGGAAATGGGGATAAAAACCCATTATCTGCATTCGGAAGTAGACACGCTGGAACGGGTGGAAATCCTGCGTGATTTGCGGCTGGGGGTTTATGACGTTATAGTAGGTATAAACCTGCTCCGCGAAGGGCTTGACCTTCCAGAGGTCAGCCTGGTGGCCATACTGGATGCCGACAAAGAGGGTTATCTGCGGAGTGAACAGGCCCTTATCCAGACTATGGGGCGGGCCGCCCGCCATGTGGACGGGCAGGTTATCATGTATGCAGATAAAATCACCGGGTCTATGCAGCGGGCTATGGACGAAATCAGCCGCCGCCGCAAAATACAGGAAGACTATAACCGTCTGCACAATATTACCCCGCAGGGTATCCGCAAGGCTATCAAGGATATAAATGAACGTATCCGCTCAATCACCGCCGAAGTCAGCGGCCCTGAGTTCAGGCCTGCCCCCACTCTCAGGGAAGACATTGTCCGTTTGATAAAAGAACTGGAAAGCCAGATGAAAAAAGCGGCCAAAAATCTGGAATTTGAACGGGCAGCCCTTATCCGTGACCGGGTGGTGGAACTGCGGACGGTACTTGAAACAGACCCCGTAAATAAAAATGAAAGAACCAAGTAA